ACTACTGCTTCCATGATGTGGATGTCTCGCCTGAAGGGGCTTCACTGAAAGAGTACAAAAACAACTTTGCGCAGATGGTTGATGTGCTGGCGGCAAAACAGGAACAGAGCGGCGTGAAGCTGCTGTGGGGAACAGCAAACTGCTTTACCAACCCACGCTACGGTGCGGGTGCGGCAACAAACCCGGATCCAGAAGTGTTCAGCTGGGCCGCCACGCAGGTGGTTACGGCCATGGATGCCACGCACAAGTTAGGCGGTGAAAACTACGTTCTGTGGGGTGGTCGTGAAGGCTATGAGACGCTGCTGAATACCGATCTGCGTCAGGAACGTGAGCAAATTGGTCGCTTCATGCAACTGGTGGTGGAACACAAACACAAAACCGGTTTCCAGGGCACTTTGCTTATCGAGCCGAAACCGCAGGAACCGACCAAGCACCAGTACGACTACGATGCGGCGACCGTCTACGGCTTCCTCAAGCAGTTCGGTCTGGAAAAAGAGATCAAACTGAATATCGAAGCTAACCATGCCACGCTGGCGGGCCACTCGTTCCATCACGAAATCGCCACCGCTATCGCGCTGGGTCTGTTTGGCTCTGTTGATGCCAACCGTGGTGACGCGCAGCTGGGCTGGGACACTGATCAGTTCCCGAACAGCGTAGAAGAGAACGCGCTGGTGATGTACGAAATCCTGAAAGCGGGCGGTTTCACCACCGGTGGCCTGAACTTCGATGCCAAAGTGCGTCGTCAGAGTACCGATAAATATGATCTGTTCTATGGTCATATTGGTGCGATGGATACCATGGCACTGTCGTTGAAAATTGCGGCCCGTATGATTGAAGACGGTGGTCTGGATCAGCGCGTGGCAAAACGTTATGCCGGTTGGAATGGTGAGCTGGGCCAGCAAATTCTGAAAGGGCAGATGACGCTGACGGAAATTGCGCAGTACGCTGAACAACATAACCTGGCGCCGGTGCACCAGAGCGGTCATCAGGAATTGCTGGAAAATCTGGTGAACCATTATTTGTTCGACAAATAACGGGTTTCTGAGAACGTCCGTAAGCCCGGTCAGCTCGCGCTACCGGGCCTTTCTTTAAGGAACGATGCCTTATGTATATCGGGATAGATCTTGGCACATCAGGCGTAAAGGCCATCCTGCTCAACGAGCAGGGGGATGTGGTCGCTTCGCACACGGAGAAACTCACCGTCTCGCGCCCGCATCCGTTATGGTCTGAACAAGACCCTGAGCAGTGGTGGTCGGCAACGGATCGGGCTTTGAAAGCGCTGGGTCAGCAGCATTCGCTTCGCGAGGTGAAAGCGTTGGGGATTGCCGGACAGATGCACGGCGCGACGCTACTGGATGAGCAACAGAAGGTATTGCGTCCGGCTATTCTGTGGAACGATGGTCGCTGTGGTGAAGAGTGCGTGATGCTGGAGAATCAGGTTCCGCAGTCTCGTGCGATCACCGGCAACCTGATGATGCCTGGCTTTACCGCGCCAAAACTGCTGTGGGTGCAACGCCATGAGCCGGAAATGTTCAACCAGATTGATAAAGTCCTGCTGCCGAAAGATTACCTGCGTTTGCGCATGACCGGTGATTTTGCCAGCGATATGTCTGATGCGGCAGGGACAATGTGGCTGGATGTCGCGAAGCGTGACTGGAGCGATGTCATGCTGGCTGCTTGTAAACTGACTCGCGCACATATGCCTGCGCTCTATGAAGGCAGCGAGATTACCGGAACCTTGTTGCCAGATGTCGCTAAAGCCTGGGGAATTCAGGAGATTGCGGTTGTTGCCGGAGGTGGTGATAACGCGGCGGGAGCGGTTGGCGTAGGCATGATGAATGCCGGTCAGGCGATGCTTTCGCTGGGGACGTCCGGTGTCTATTTTGCGGTGAGTGATGGTTTCCTTAGCAAACCGGAAAGTGCGGTTCACAGTTTTTGCCATGCTTTGCCTGAGCGATGGCATCTGATGTCTGTGATGTTAAGTGCGGCATCGTGTCTGGACTGGGCGGCAAAATTAACCGGACTGGCGAGCGTTCCTGCATTGATTGACGCTGCGCAGCAGGCCGATGAACACGCGGAGCCGGTCTGGTTTTTACCTTATCTTTCCGGTGAACGTACGCCGCATAACAATCCGCAGGCCAAGGGCGTATTTTTCGGTCTGACGCATCAGCATGGTCCGGCAGAACTGGCGCGGGCGGTGCTGGAAGGTGTGGGGTTTGCGCTGGCTGACGGTATGGACGTGGTACATGCCTGCGGCGTGCTGCCCGCCAGCATTACGTTGATTGGCGGCGGGGCGCGCAGTGAATACTGGCGTCAGATGCTATCTGACATCAGCGGATTGCAGCTGGATTATCGTACCGGCGGTGATGTCGGCCCTGCACTTGGTGCGGCGCGACTGGCGCAAATTGCCATGAATCCGCAGCGGCCTTTATCAGACCTTCTGCCTCAGCTTACGCTGGAACAAGCGCATTATCCTGACGCCGGGCGCCACGCGCTTTACCAACAACGTCGGGAAACCTTCCGCCGAATCTACCAGCAGTTGCAACCGCTGATGTCCTGATCCTCGTTCCCCTCTGGTAAACAGAGGGGATTTATCAAATATATATTTCAATCCAATAAATAGTTAGTACGCATGGATTTATTCTGAAAGTCCGGCGTAGTGCCATTTTTCTGTGTTGTCTTTAGCGGGTTATTCATATTGTATCCATGATGGATAAGGAGATCCCAATGAAGACGACAAGGCTGTTGCCATGGATATTATTCCTGTCTGGCGCACTGATTTACGTTATTGGCTTATGGCAGGCATGCCCGTTATTGAGTGGCAAAGGCTATTTTCTGGGCGTGCTAATGACAGGGATGTTTGTGGCGTATGTTTATCAGCGTGCAGTGAATCTCAATCAGAGCGACGAACGCTTCGCCTCTGTATGTCAAATGGTCACACTCATCACGGCAGGATTGCTGCTGGTGGGTGTATGGAATGCCCCGTTATCTCCCCTCGAAAAAGGGCTGTACCCGGTGGCATTCATCGTATGTTTACTGGGGCAAGTTTTGTTGCTACGTCTGCAAAATATGGGGGATTAACTCACCAGCCTGCGCGTATCGATACGCTGCAACAGTATGGACAACAGTAAACTACCTGCCAGCGTGGCGCTGAAAATCCACAGCATATCCAGCGGTGGCCAGTTTTTGAGTTCAATTCCGTTGGTTCGTAGTGCGTGAATGATCA
This window of the Citrobacter freundii ATCC 8090 = MTCC 1658 = NBRC 12681 genome carries:
- the xylB gene encoding xylulokinase — translated: MYIGIDLGTSGVKAILLNEQGDVVASHTEKLTVSRPHPLWSEQDPEQWWSATDRALKALGQQHSLREVKALGIAGQMHGATLLDEQQKVLRPAILWNDGRCGEECVMLENQVPQSRAITGNLMMPGFTAPKLLWVQRHEPEMFNQIDKVLLPKDYLRLRMTGDFASDMSDAAGTMWLDVAKRDWSDVMLAACKLTRAHMPALYEGSEITGTLLPDVAKAWGIQEIAVVAGGGDNAAGAVGVGMMNAGQAMLSLGTSGVYFAVSDGFLSKPESAVHSFCHALPERWHLMSVMLSAASCLDWAAKLTGLASVPALIDAAQQADEHAEPVWFLPYLSGERTPHNNPQAKGVFFGLTHQHGPAELARAVLEGVGFALADGMDVVHACGVLPASITLIGGGARSEYWRQMLSDISGLQLDYRTGGDVGPALGAARLAQIAMNPQRPLSDLLPQLTLEQAHYPDAGRHALYQQRRETFRRIYQQLQPLMS
- the xylA gene encoding xylose isomerase; translation: MPAYFDQLDRVRFEGTQSTNPLAFRHYNPDEIVLGKRMEDHLRFAACYWHTFCWNGADMFGMGAFDRPWQQPGEALALAKRKADVAFEFFHKLNVPYYCFHDVDVSPEGASLKEYKNNFAQMVDVLAAKQEQSGVKLLWGTANCFTNPRYGAGAATNPDPEVFSWAATQVVTAMDATHKLGGENYVLWGGREGYETLLNTDLRQEREQIGRFMQLVVEHKHKTGFQGTLLIEPKPQEPTKHQYDYDAATVYGFLKQFGLEKEIKLNIEANHATLAGHSFHHEIATAIALGLFGSVDANRGDAQLGWDTDQFPNSVEENALVMYEILKAGGFTTGGLNFDAKVRRQSTDKYDLFYGHIGAMDTMALSLKIAARMIEDGGLDQRVAKRYAGWNGELGQQILKGQMTLTEIAQYAEQHNLAPVHQSGHQELLENLVNHYLFDK
- the yiaB gene encoding inner membrane protein YiaB — encoded protein: MKTTRLLPWILFLSGALIYVIGLWQACPLLSGKGYFLGVLMTGMFVAYVYQRAVNLNQSDERFASVCQMVTLITAGLLLVGVWNAPLSPLEKGLYPVAFIVCLLGQVLLLRLQNMGD